Below is a genomic region from Desulfonauticus submarinus.
GGAGGAGGCCTTTGCTTATGTAGCAGAAAGGTTGAAAGAGGTAATTGATAAATATGGCACAAAGTCTGTGCTTTGGTCGGATAGGGGAGGTCCTTTTGCAGACCTTCATAAAGCTTTTGTTAGGGCTATTGGCTCTCCAAATTATTGTAACCATGATGCTAGTTGTGCGAGAAATGTTCAGCATGCTGCTTTATCCTTGTTTGGTTTTGGTAGAAAAGGTGTTGTCTATGATTTTAAAAATGCTAAGCATGTTGTTTTACAGACAAGGAATTTATTCGAGGCTATTAATGTTAGTGAGTGTGTAGGGATGATGGATGCCCTAGAAAAGGGATGTAAACTTACAGTAATAGATGTTAGGGCTACTATTACTGCAGGCAAAGCAGATACTTTTTTTATGATTCGTCCAGGTACAGATTATGCCTTTAACTTAGCTGTGATTAATGAAATTTTGAGGAAGAAACTTTATGATTCTCACTATGTCAATAAATATTTTGAAGGATTGTCAGAATTACGAAGTTTTGTAGAGCCTTATACTCCTGAATGGGCAGAGGAAGAAACAGGTATACCAGCCAAAGCTTTAAGAAATTTTGTTCAAGAACTAGCCGCAGCTAGTCCTTCTGTGATTTGGCATCCTGGTTGGAATAATGCTCGCTATACGGATTCTTTTTATGTTTCGAGGACTATTTATATTATTAATGCCTTATTGGGTTCTATTGGAGCTAAAGGTGGTTTAGCTTGGGCAATGACTCCAAAGGACTGTGGGAAACAAGGCCTAAACTCTTTAGCTGCTCAATTCCCAAAACCAGAGGAAAAGCGAGCTGATGGAGTTGGTTGGAAGTATAAGTATTTTGATGCTGGCCCAGGTTTGTTGCATTTGGCTTTTAAAGCAATTGAAACAGAAGATCCCTACCCACTAAAAGCTTATATATGTTATAGGCATGATCCTTTGATGGCGTTTCCTGACCCTAATCAACTGAAAAAGATTTTAGATAAATTAGATTTTCTTGTGTCTGTGACCTTTTCGTGGTCAGAGACTGCATGGTATGCAGATGTGGTTTTGCCTTTATCTCCTTATTTAGAACGAGAAAGTATTATTGCAACTAAAAAAGGCCCAAAACCTCATTTTATTGTGCGTCAGAGATGTGTTGAACCTAGGTTTGATACAAAAGCAGATTGGGAAATTATTTGTGGCCTGGCTAAAGCCATGGGTATTGAGAAGTTAAGTTTTGATTCTATTGAAGATATTTGGAACTTTCAGTTAAATGGTACAGGAGTGAAGATAGAAGATTTTAATAAAAATGGCATGGTGATGTTAACAGATACTCCGCTTTATATAGATAGAGAGAATTTAAAATTTAAAACACAATCGGGTAAGATTGAAATAATTGCACCAAAATGGGAAGAGGCAGGAGTACCTTCTTTAAAACCTTATGAACCAAAACCTCATCCTGAAGAAGGGTCTTTTAGGCTTACTGTGGGAAGGTGTGCTATTCATACCCAAGGACATACTATAAATAATGCTTTACTCGTAGAACAAATGCCAGAAAATGTGTTATGGATAAATAGAGATGTAGCAAAAAGTATGGGGATAGAAGATGGAGATATAGTAGAGGTAGATGCTAATAATGGCTATAAAGGCAAAATGAGAGCTTTTGTTACTCCTTTTATACATCCTGAGGCAGTATTTATGGTGCATGGATTTGATTCCGCAACACCCCCAGAGACAAAGGCAAGAAATAGAGGAGTGGCTGACCATAAGTTAATGATAGGCGGCCTAGATGTGTGGGATAAAGCAGGGGGAGCTGTGGCTTTACAAGAGCATTTTGTCAAAATTAAAAAGATTTAAACTAGTTGAGGATATAAAAAAATTATTTTAAAAAGGGGAGGCGGATTTTTCGCTTCCCCTTTTACATTTTTAGGCTTATTGCTTAAAAAAAGTATGATAAGTTAGGAGTAGGGTATGAAATTAAAACTTAAGTCTAAAATATTTTTGCCTTTAACAATTGTTTGTGTGGTTTTGTTGGGAGCTATTTATTTCTTTTTTAGCTTAAAACTTGGTAAATTAACTAATTATTTCATTTGGCAGGTAGGGCAGGCAAAATCAAGAGAAATAAGTTCATATTTTGACTTGGCAACTCAAGAGGCAATGAAGTTATCTTCTTTATTTGTGGCGTTGCCACAGGTAAAAGAGGCATATAAAATGGCTTTGAGTGGTAATATTGATGTAGAAGATGATCCCACTGTTGAAGAGGCACGCAAGCAGCTTAGAAATGCACTGATGACTTTTTTAGAGGGCTATCATCAGGTTTTAGGCCAAAAGCTTAGAATACATTTTCATCTTCCTAATGGTAGAAGTTTTGTGCGGTTGTGGAGAGAAAAAAATGCCAAAAGGCGAGGTGTGTGGGTAGATATTTCTGATGATATTTCTAGCTTTAGGAAAACTGTTTTAACTGTTGCTAGGACAGGTAACAAAGTGTTGGGTATAGAAATTGGTAGAGGTGGATTTTCTTTAAGAGGAGTTTTACCTATAAAAGAAGGAGATAGGCTTTTAGGTTCAGTAGAAGTTTTGGTTGATTTTAATTCTATTTTAAAGGCGGCTAGCAAATCCAAAGAAGAATATTTGGCTGTGTATATGGATAGTAGTTATCTACCAATAGCTACAAAATTACAAGATAAGACAAAATTTCCTATTTTAGGGGATAAAT
It encodes:
- a CDS encoding molybdopterin-dependent oxidoreductase — its product is MKEKKYSICGMCTSRCPIEVDVEDGEIKFIQGNRQSGVRGGLCARGAAGTALIEDAERPQYPLIREGARGEGKWRKVSWEEAFAYVAERLKEVIDKYGTKSVLWSDRGGPFADLHKAFVRAIGSPNYCNHDASCARNVQHAALSLFGFGRKGVVYDFKNAKHVVLQTRNLFEAINVSECVGMMDALEKGCKLTVIDVRATITAGKADTFFMIRPGTDYAFNLAVINEILRKKLYDSHYVNKYFEGLSELRSFVEPYTPEWAEEETGIPAKALRNFVQELAAASPSVIWHPGWNNARYTDSFYVSRTIYIINALLGSIGAKGGLAWAMTPKDCGKQGLNSLAAQFPKPEEKRADGVGWKYKYFDAGPGLLHLAFKAIETEDPYPLKAYICYRHDPLMAFPDPNQLKKILDKLDFLVSVTFSWSETAWYADVVLPLSPYLERESIIATKKGPKPHFIVRQRCVEPRFDTKADWEIICGLAKAMGIEKLSFDSIEDIWNFQLNGTGVKIEDFNKNGMVMLTDTPLYIDRENLKFKTQSGKIEIIAPKWEEAGVPSLKPYEPKPHPEEGSFRLTVGRCAIHTQGHTINNALLVEQMPENVLWINRDVAKSMGIEDGDIVEVDANNGYKGKMRAFVTPFIHPEAVFMVHGFDSATPPETKARNRGVADHKLMIGGLDVWDKAGGAVALQEHFVKIKKI